From the genome of Strix aluco isolate bStrAlu1 chromosome 13, bStrAlu1.hap1, whole genome shotgun sequence:
taaataacacttcCTGTgatgggtctgtgtgtgtgtgtttaagtatCACAGCTGTATTACTTCTGTTTACTGTAACTTGGTTAAGAGTGGAGGGACTAGGCTAAGGGCAGGTGACTTCATCAAGCAGCTCCCTGTGCGAGGGAGGCAGCCAGGGACTGCAGGCCTGCCTTTTTGCACATACCTTGGTGAACCCTTAGGGCTACACTTCTGAAGAGAAAGTGAATGCTATGCTGGCTTTTAgcctgctctgcagctctggaAGAAAGGGGTTGCTATGGGAGATCTAAACAAAGAGGTAGTGCAGGGGAAAAGAGTTGTAGTTCATAAGGGGGAGCTAATCACAGAATTTAATTGTATTGGCCAGGACTCCTTAGAGCCTGGAAGCTTCCTCCTCCCAAGCTGACCTACTTCCATTCTTACTTCTAGCTGACAAGGTTGCTAGACAACACTGCATAACCCTAGTACTCGCGCACTGCAACACACTCTTCCCGCCTCGTACCCTTCCCCCAAACACAGCCACAAAGAAAGGCAACAGCTTTAATAGTGCAGTTCTGTAAGATTTGAGTAAAGCCACTTCTGGTTCAAAATCTCACCAAATACACTGTAGAGACAAACAAGAAAGCAATGCCAAAGCTGCCTGAACTCCTTAGAGATCATCATCAAACTCTTCACCTGTGCAGAAGAGCTGTTCAAAAGAAATGTTGCCAGGTTTTGGCCTGGTGTTACAGTTGGGAAGGGTGTTTGCCTGCCTTGTGCTGGCCAAATGGCACCTTCCTGCGGTGGTCTCAACCCCACCGGATCCTGCCCTTGCCAAGCAGCTTTGAGGTTCTTTGAACAACACATCCTCCTCAGCTGAGCGCCTGGTGCTGGCCACCGTGGTGCCAGGCAGTTTCGAGGCAAGCTGCTCCATGCTAGCAACAcactttttaaattcaaaaccTGTACCTTGAGGTAGAGTTCTTCTAGCCTGTTCTGAGCAGCTACTGGCCATACCAGCATCTGCCGCAGTGGTGCTGTGTAGCCCCAACCTTTCACTGCCCTCCTGTGGTGACAAGGTGACCCTGGCACCGTTTTCACTACAACTGTCAGAACATGAGAGAAATTGTTCCCACTTCGAGGGTTTGGTACAAGCAGTTGGGGTTGGTGTACTCGCCTCAGGCACTACAGACTCACAGACAGCAGGAACCATACTGTCTCCAGAAACAGcatctccatcatcttcatcagGTGATGCTACTAAACATTTCTTGCGCTGTAAGGAGAAAGAGAACTTGGTTATAAATCCAGCGCACGTGGCCAAGCTGCACAGAAACAGGCAAAGAAAGAACACTCAGATCCTTCAAATGCACCCAAATTCTCACCAGCCCTCTGAGGCAGAGCTGAGGCTGATGCACGGGGTGGGCTTGTGACCTCTGGGCTGTGGAGACTCAGGCCAACCTCAGTGGCACTGCAGGTCATCCCAGTAACCTCAACGATTGCACACTCTACAGGCAAAGCAGCACAGATTACAGCTGTGCTGACAGAGGAATTCGGCTCAACCACTCAGCCTGCACAAGGTGGCATTGTTTTGCCTGATGAAAACCCTTCAGACAGAAACTCCGGACAtaattttctcctcctccccagtcATTCAAatagaagagcagaggaagactcataaaaattcaaaattatgacAACACAAAAGAGGTCAGGAGAACACTCTTTTGTTTTACTGGTAGGAAGCATCTTCTACAACTACAATACATCAGCAGTTTTAACCTTTTTGGCTCGGTAGGCAAGCTGGaaaactcctttttcttctgcataCTCCTGAATATCACTGGAGAGGAAGCTCTTCTGGTGTTTCCTGGCCAAGAAAACCATTCATAAAGAGGACAGATTAGCTCCACTGTGAATTTGTCTCACAAATCACCAGAAATGTTCATAAAATGCTCTAGCAATAAGAGAAGTTTTACCCCCCAAAAACAAATCCCTGCACAGCTCAGGTTGTACATTGCAACCTGTACTTTGTTCAGCTATCAGGGACGAGCTACCTCCCACACCTCCAAACCAAATGTCACCACTCGAGGACAGGAATTACAAAAAGAAAGTTCTTTCTGTACCTTTGTTCTTCCACAGTGTTTCTCCTCCAGGAACAGAACTGTTGCCTTTCTGcacctgctgcctcctccccatcTTCCTGATCTTCACTGTCCTTGTCCAGATATTTACTCCAGCGACTGACTTCTGCCCTTCCCTCCTACAACACTCAAGAATTACTGAAACAGCAAAATACAGGGTTCTCATTTCTGGCACTGTTATGTATGTGCTGAATGCCTCAAATAACAAGTCAGTTTAGGACATGGTCCTGTTCCCAGGTTCAGtatcctggtagagcagagagtTTCTGGTACATCTCATTCTCTCTGCTGGAGCCTCTCTTTATGCTCTCTCTGTATGCTCCTTCAGCTCTCTGAGTCCATATAAAGGGATCACTGGTTTCACTTTGATTCACTGAGGTCAGTAGGGCTTGGTATTCACCTCAGCTTTGTAGGTTTCTTACCTGTTGGAATGAACTGTCTTCACGTTGGGCTGctatattttttctgtcatttacaGAGTCTTCTGTGCACCTAAAATAGAGGTTTAAACTTGAGTTTCTAGAGCACACTTCTGTCCGTTGATTCACAGTTTTCAAATCGCCTAGTCATAGCACCAGGGACCGGATAGAAAGGATGGACAGGAACACCAGATAGAAGGCACGTCAGAAAAAGAGGATCTATAGAAAAGCAGATGTCAAATGAAGGCTTTGCAAGACATATCCccaaatacttgaaaaaaatctaGTTAAAGGGTAGCCCTCCTTCTTTCAGTACAAATAAGAGTAGCGAGTTTGATCTAAAGCCACTAATCATGAAATGATAAATTCTAATTGATCATAACTAGGGATATAACAGTGTGTCTTTGGGACAACAGCTTAAACCCACTAATTATATCCCAAGCAACCAAGGAGAAAGGGAAG
Proteins encoded in this window:
- the MRNIP gene encoding MRN complex-interacting protein isoform X2 yields the protein MATAGGGMAPQFWALRCCCCRLFQAKRSGKWSCSVCGQRQAVQKVYGQGSGLDCRRHVQKLNLLQGEAEEAMRWTSRCTEDSVNDRKNIAAQREDSSFQQEGRAEVSRWSKYLDKDSEDQEDGEEAAGAERQQFCSWRRNTVEEQRKHQKSFLSSDIQEYAEEKGVFQLAYRAKKRKKCLVASPDEDDGDAVSGDSMVPAVCESVVPEASTPTPTACTKPSKWEQFLSCSDSCSENGARVTLSPQEGSERLGLHSTTAADAGMASSCSEQARRTLPQGTGFEFKKCVASMEQLASKLPGTTVASTRRSAEEDVLFKEPQSCLARAGSGGVETTAGRCHLASTRQANTLPNCNTRPKPGNISFEQLFCTGEEFDDDL
- the MRNIP gene encoding MRN complex-interacting protein isoform X1; translation: MATAGGGMAPQFWALRCCCCRLFQVQQAKRSGKWSCSVCGQRQAVQKVYGQGSGLDCRRHVQKLNLLQGEAEEAMRWTSRCTEDSVNDRKNIAAQREDSSFQQEGRAEVSRWSKYLDKDSEDQEDGEEAAGAERQQFCSWRRNTVEEQRKHQKSFLSSDIQEYAEEKGVFQLAYRAKKRKKCLVASPDEDDGDAVSGDSMVPAVCESVVPEASTPTPTACTKPSKWEQFLSCSDSCSENGARVTLSPQEGSERLGLHSTTAADAGMASSCSEQARRTLPQGTGFEFKKCVASMEQLASKLPGTTVASTRRSAEEDVLFKEPQSCLARAGSGGVETTAGRCHLASTRQANTLPNCNTRPKPGNISFEQLFCTGEEFDDDL